The Porphyromonas sp. oral taxon 275 DNA window GGCGTGCAACGTGAGAGCTAAGGCCGCGCTTCAGTCCACATATAGCGGCTAAGGCCTTTAGCCTCATATTATATTGCTGAGCGCAGACAATGGGGAGCTTGTACGCATACTTGCGCAGCACCTCCACTGCGGGTGGTAGTAGGTACACGAAGTACTCCGTGCTCGTCTTCTTTCGCTGGTCTCGAAGGTACATCATCCCCCCTCGGTCTTCCACCTTGCTGAAATCGAATCTTGAGAGGTCTGCGTAGGCCAGCCCCGTGTAGCTCTGAAATATAAATAGGTCGCGCGTACGGATCATGACCTCATCGTGTAGCTCGGTGTGCTGTATGGCACTCAGCTCTTCCTTGTTTAGGAACTTACGCCCCTTGCTTTCACCTCGGTGGACCTTGAATCCATCGTAAGGGTTCTTGCTGATGTGCCCATAAGTCATAGCCTCTCGTACATAGATCTTAAGCCGCTTGTGGTAGTTGGCTATGGTCACTTGATGCCTTAGTCCTCGTTCCTTCCTAAGCCATGCGTCGAATTTTGACAAGTTTAGAGGTGTGAGGTCTGAGAATCGTGAGAGCAGATCACTCTGTATTACTGCACCTATTATCACTTTGTGCTGGCGCCGTGTAGCCTCCGACATAGGGCGCTCCTCGATTCGTTGCAGCAGGAAGTCTGTGAACAACTCCATGGAGCAGGTGTCCGATTTTGCGGCCTGCATTATGTCATCAAGGGTGTATTTCACATTTCCACGCTCTTCGAGGTCTCCAAGGACATCGAACACGCGCGCCTCCGCTAGCGCTATGTCTTGGTTGATCTTGCTCGTCCCTTGAACGCGCTGAGCCATGCGGGTCGTCGGATTCCACTGGTCGGCTGTCAGACGGACACCCGTATCTAGGTATCTTTTTCGCCCACCCATTCTCACCTCGATAACGACGGGAGCGGGAATATCCTTCGTGGCGACTTTGCGCCTGTCAAATACTCGGCTGGTGCTTACTTTCTGCATATTGTTGGTTGCTTTGCGCCACTTCCCCACCTCCAGCAAACTTGCGCACGCTATTTTGTGCGTGCGCAAGTTTGTGCGAATAAGAGGTAAAAAATGGCGGTTATACATTTTCTGGTCGTGCAACCAACCAACAATGCAAATCGCTGTTTTATAGCGTATTATCGAAAACCCAACATTAGGGATTTATTTTCTCGGTGACCCAGGAGGGACTCAAACCCTCGACCTTCAGAACCGGAATCTGACGCTCTATTCAACTAAGCTACTGAGCCATGCGCGACTAGGGGAGATCCCCTAGTGACAGCGCTGCAAAGATACGAATATTCGCCCGTCTATCCTAGCGGAGGAAGCTATTATGACGGCGTTCGTGGCCTATCGTCGTCTCGGGGCCATGCCCACTGAAGACGATGGTCTCATCGGGCAGCGGCATGTACTGCGCCTTGATGGCAGCCAGCAGCTGGTCATAATCGCCGTACCAGAAGTCCGTGCGGCCTATCGTACCGAGCAGTAGCGTATCCCCTGAGAGCAGGATCCCCGAGTCCGCCGCGTAGAAGGCGATATGCCCTGGGGCGTGTCCTGGCACGAAGAGCACGCGCAGCGTCTCCCCCCCGAGCTGTATCGTGTCGTCCTGCTCGACCAGCGTATAGCGGCTCTCTGGGACGTCCTCCAGTGGCAGCGGGATGCCGTAGCCCTTGAGCTGGTCGGAGGGCAGCGGGAGCTTCTCGAAGTCTATACGATTGGCGTAGGCTAGGAGCCCAGGCCAGGTACGCAGCACATAGGCTGCTCCCCACACGTGGTCAAAGTGCTGGTGGGTGCACAGCAGGAGCTTGGGCTCGAGGCCCTGCTCCTCGATGAAGTCCCTGAGCTGGTCCTCCTCTGAGTGCCGCATGCAGCCTGGGTCGACGATAGCGGCCTCACGGCTCGCCTCATCGTAAAGGACGTAGGTATTCTCTTGTACGGGTCCGAAGGTAAATTGCTTAATCTTGAGCATGATGTAGTGATGGGCTAGGGCGCGGTGCTCCTATCGGCTACGATAGCCGAGGATCTGACGTGCGCGCTCCTTAGCGCTGGAGAAGGTAAAGAGGTCGACGAGCTGATGGGCATTGAAGCCATCGCGCAGGCGCGGGGCCAAGGCCTCCAGCACCGTGAGCTTGTCATCGTCCCAGGTGAAGAGCTGCAGCACACGCCGAGCCTGATCCGTGGTGAAGTAGTTGCGGCGTGCGGCGTCCTGTATGAAGCGGATCTTATCGTCCTTGAAGGGCTTGCGCTGAATATCGCGGATGAATTCGGCGAAGGCCTCCTCCGCACGCTGCGACTCGTACGGGCCATAGCCCCCACCAGGATAGACCTCACCCTGCGGGAGGCGAGAATTAATGATCTGACGTGCGCGCTCCTTGCCGCTGGAGAAGGTGAAGAGGTCTACGAGCTGATGGGCGTTGAAGCCATCGCGTAGGCGTGGAGCTAAGGCCTCCAGCACCGTGAGCTTGTCATCGTCCCAACTGAAGAGCTGCAGCACCCGTCTAGCCTGAGCCGTGGTGAAGTAGTTGCGGCGCGCGGCGTCCTGTATGAAGCGGATCTTATCGTCCTTGAAGGGCCTCCGCTGGATATCGCGGATGAACTCATCGAAGCCCTCCTCTGCACGCCGTGACTCCTCCCGTCCATAGCCGCCCCCAGGAGGAATCGGAACTGATGGAGGGCAGGACTGAAGGATCTTGCGTGCACGAGCCTTATCATCGTCCCAGGAGAAGAGGTCGATGATCCGATGAGCATTAAAGCTATCACGTATGCGTGGAGCTAGGATCCTAAGTACCTTAAACTTCTCGTCATCCCAGGAGAAGAGCCTCAGGACGCGTATGGTCTGCTCTGTGGTGAAGTAGTTGCGCTGCGCTACATCCCGAATGAGACGGAATTTATCCTCGTCGAAGGGCTTACTCTGAATATCGCGGATGAACTGCGAGAAGGCCTCCTCCGCACGTCGCTCCTGCTCGGCCTCGTAGCTCCCCCTCGGGTAGCCACCACCCTGCTGGGGACGGCTCGGATCGGGCGTACCCTCAGGGAGCCTCTCTATCTCTCTACGATTGTCCATGCGTGTGACCCGCCCCTCATTGAAGGAGATCTGCGCGACATAGGTTACGCCTCCCGCATAGAATTCTCTATACTCCCACAGCTCGCTACCATCCGCGGCGAGGCTGCGGGTATTGGGGCGTCCCATCACCTGAATAACTTGCTCGCGGGTCATGCCGCGCTCTATACGCTCAATCCCGGGCTGCGGGCTGTATCCGGTCGCGATGCCACAGGAGCTAAGCCCGAGCACCAAGGCTAGTGGGAGAAGTCTGATGAACTGCTTCATACTGGTAGCTTAACTAAGTGTCGGGGCGGGCAGAGCGCCCTCGGCGTCTCCCCTACCCTGTTGATTCCTTAACGCCAAAGATACGAGGAATCATACAATTCCTAGGCCGCGCGTGAGCGCCCAGTGCCTGGAGCGGACCTGTCAGCCACCTAGTGGCGCGTAGCCCCCCTTAGCTCCAAGGCTTCGTTCCCCTTAGTTCGTCCCTGCCGTGACTGATATCCCTCAGCGCGGCCACTGGCCTCCCTCAGCCTCCTGACGGATATCCCTCAGCGGGCTGACTGATATCCATCAGGACGCTCCCCCTTAGGGAGCAGCTCCGCGCGCCGAGGCTGCGGGAGCGGCTTCGGAGGATTGCGCGGCTTTACTTATATTTGTTCTTGCTACTCCGAAGCACTTAGATGGTATACACCTTGATGCAGCTCTGTAGATCGCGCATTCTACCGATAGATCTCGAGGGGACTTCCCTGTACGCTAGGCCCAGCAGGCCCAGCGCGCCTCCCCCTACGCTACGCTCTGCCCGAGAGGGGCGGCCTAGCGAGCTGGCACAGCCCATCCCGCCGAGGAGCTAAGTAGCATCAGCCCACTATGACAAGAGAAGAATTGATCAAGGAACGCCGCGCCCAGCCCTGGCGTGCCGAGCTACGCAAGGCGACTCCCAATAAAGAACGTATCACCGCACCCCGCACCCCTATGCCTACGCTCGGCCTAGAGGAGCGGCTCAGCGCCTTCCACCACGAGGTCGCTCTAGGCTATACAGCCGAGCTGGCCATGGAGGAGGCACGGCGCTGCCTCGACTGCCCTAGCCCGGGCTGCGTCTCGGGCTGCCCCGTAGGGATCCATATCCCCTCCTTCATCA harbors:
- a CDS encoding DUF4476 domain-containing protein gives rise to the protein MKQFIRLLPLALVLGLSSCGIATGYSPQPGIERIERGMTREQVIQVMGRPNTRSLAADGSELWEYREFYAGGVTYVAQISFNEGRVTRMDNRREIERLPEGTPDPSRPQQGGGYPRGSYEAEQERRAEEAFSQFIRDIQSKPFDEDKFRLIRDVAQRNYFTTEQTIRVLRLFSWDDEKFKVLRILAPRIRDSFNAHRIIDLFSWDDDKARARKILQSCPPSVPIPPGGGYGREESRRAEEGFDEFIRDIQRRPFKDDKIRFIQDAARRNYFTTAQARRVLQLFSWDDDKLTVLEALAPRLRDGFNAHQLVDLFTFSSGKERARQIINSRLPQGEVYPGGGYGPYESQRAEEAFAEFIRDIQRKPFKDDKIRFIQDAARRNYFTTDQARRVLQLFTWDDDKLTVLEALAPRLRDGFNAHQLVDLFTFSSAKERARQILGYRSR
- a CDS encoding MBL fold metallo-hydrolase, whose protein sequence is MLKIKQFTFGPVQENTYVLYDEASREAAIVDPGCMRHSEEDQLRDFIEEQGLEPKLLLCTHQHFDHVWGAAYVLRTWPGLLAYANRIDFEKLPLPSDQLKGYGIPLPLEDVPESRYTLVEQDDTIQLGGETLRVLFVPGHAPGHIAFYAADSGILLSGDTLLLGTIGRTDFWYGDYDQLLAAIKAQYMPLPDETIVFSGHGPETTIGHERRHNSFLR
- a CDS encoding site-specific integrase — translated: MQKVSTSRVFDRRKVATKDIPAPVVIEVRMGGRKRYLDTGVRLTADQWNPTTRMAQRVQGTSKINQDIALAEARVFDVLGDLEERGNVKYTLDDIMQAAKSDTCSMELFTDFLLQRIEERPMSEATRRQHKVIIGAVIQSDLLSRFSDLTPLNLSKFDAWLRKERGLRHQVTIANYHKRLKIYVREAMTYGHISKNPYDGFKVHRGESKGRKFLNKEELSAIQHTELHDEVMIRTRDLFIFQSYTGLAYADLSRFDFSKVEDRGGMMYLRDQRKKTSTEYFVYLLPPAVEVLRKYAYKLPIVCAQQYNMRLKALAAICGLKRGLSSHVARHTFATTITLAQGVPMHVLQKMMGHTNIKTTQIYAKVLAEDVEREFSRLSSLYPR